A window of Aliarcobacter trophiarum LMG 25534 contains these coding sequences:
- a CDS encoding phosphatidylglycerophosphatase A family protein gives MSFRRFFLTVGFSGLSPKAPGTVGSFVSLILGLFLLEFLHTSSLLLLSILVTIVAIKQIDIYEKEAGIHDSSEIVIDELAGMWIALAICGINSENVLILAPLAFIFFRVFDIWKPSIIGKIDRDLKGGLGVMADDVVAGIFAGICTAGTWQLIEKFII, from the coding sequence ATGAGTTTTAGAAGATTTTTTTTAACAGTTGGTTTTAGTGGTTTAAGTCCAAAGGCTCCTGGAACTGTAGGAAGTTTTGTATCTTTAATTTTAGGGCTATTTTTGCTTGAATTTTTACACACTTCATCTTTACTTTTACTCTCTATTTTGGTAACTATAGTAGCCATTAAACAAATAGATATTTATGAAAAAGAAGCTGGTATTCATGATAGCAGCGAAATTGTAATAGATGAATTAGCTGGTATGTGGATAGCTTTAGCTATTTGTGGAATAAATAGTGAAAATGTTTTAATATTGGCTCCTCTTGCTTTTATATTTTTTAGAGTTTTTGATATTTGGAAACCTTCAATTATTGGAAAAATTGATAGAGATCTAAAAGGTGGTCTAGGAGTAATGGCTGATGATGTTGTTGCTGGAATATTTGCTGGAATTTGTACAGCAGGAACTTGGCAATTAATTGAGAAATTTATTATTTAA
- a CDS encoding DNA-binding transcriptional response regulator: MNILIIENEVYLAQKVVSRLLDDGHNCDYVESVNLESLTKEYDIILLSTSIATSIVKGVIKKYAHNSIILLLVSYISDETVTNPIQDGAKDYIMKPFLMDELVRKIYHYKECRAMRRELKVLKDYFDFTMSDIDISDIIVPFSFPLLIETNFQSYADKLVFEIAKRTDLPIKFISLSASNWQKQLSSSTGKTIIYITDYHILKRNMKDQLLKQIVDKNCVLCSLESDDEFVHKKIVFNNENKSLDHSQIMSINDYIKTMVINHQARYPDTELSKKLGISRKSLWEKRKKLEIDRKK; the protein is encoded by the coding sequence ATGAATATATTGATAATAGAAAATGAAGTTTATTTGGCGCAAAAAGTTGTTTCAAGACTTCTTGATGATGGGCATAATTGTGATTATGTAGAGAGTGTAAATCTTGAAAGTCTAACAAAAGAGTATGATATTATTCTTTTATCAACATCTATTGCTACATCTATTGTAAAAGGTGTTATAAAAAAATATGCTCACAACTCTATAATACTTCTTTTAGTATCTTATATCTCAGATGAAACTGTAACAAACCCTATACAAGATGGAGCAAAAGATTATATTATGAAGCCTTTTCTAATGGATGAATTGGTGCGAAAAATATATCACTATAAAGAGTGTAGAGCTATGAGAAGAGAACTTAAAGTTTTAAAAGATTATTTTGACTTTACTATGAGTGATATTGATATTAGTGATATTATAGTTCCATTCTCGTTCCCTTTATTGATAGAGACAAACTTCCAAAGTTATGCTGATAAACTTGTTTTTGAGATTGCAAAAAGGACTGATTTACCAATAAAATTTATATCATTATCAGCTTCTAACTGGCAAAAACAGCTATCAAGCTCTACTGGAAAAACTATTATTTATATTACAGATTATCATATTTTAAAAAGAAATATGAAAGATCAACTTTTAAAGCAGATTGTAGATAAAAATTGTGTACTTTGCTCTTTAGAGAGTGATGATGAATTTGTACATAAGAAAATAGTTTTTAATAATGAAAATAAATCTTTAGATCATAGTCAAATTATGTCTATAAATGATTACATAAAAACTATGGTAATAAACCATCAAGCTAGATATCCAGATACAGAACTTTCAAAAAAATTAGGAATTTCAAGAAAATCTCTTTGGGAGAAGAGAAAAAAACTTGAAATTGATAGAAAGAAGTAA
- a CDS encoding bifunctional 2-C-methyl-D-erythritol 4-phosphate cytidylyltransferase/2-C-methyl-D-erythritol 2,4-cyclodiphosphate synthase yields the protein MEDVTLVILCAGNSTRFENSVKKQWIRLENEPLWLNVTNRVSSFYNFSKTIIVSSKDDLKYMQNFSDDYIFVEGGDTRQNSIKNALKFVDTPFVMISDVARACISKDVVNNLIDNRLKASCIVPILDVSDTVIYENTTINRDSVKLIQTPQLSNTDSLKKALNTDIEFTDESSAIKNLGLDVFYIKGDSASKKLTFVEDISQIPCLKAPVQTQFIGIGYDIHSFEENKEMFLGGVKLPYNYGFKAHSDGDVLIHSLIDSLLGAIGAGDIGEFFPDTDDKFKGIDSKILLKKIISFVSNVGYEIINIDITIIAQKPKINPHKDYIKTSLSKLLNLPKQFINIKASTAEKLGAVGREEGVVVQTIANLKYYDWTKR from the coding sequence TTGGAAGATGTTACTTTAGTTATTTTATGTGCTGGAAATTCCACTAGATTTGAAAATAGTGTGAAGAAACAGTGGATTCGGCTTGAAAATGAACCATTATGGTTAAATGTTACAAATAGAGTAAGCTCATTTTATAATTTTTCAAAAACTATTATAGTCTCTTCTAAAGATGACCTAAAATATATGCAAAACTTTAGCGATGACTATATTTTTGTTGAAGGCGGAGATACTAGACAAAACTCTATTAAAAATGCTCTAAAATTTGTAGATACTCCTTTTGTTATGATTAGTGATGTAGCAAGAGCTTGTATCTCAAAAGATGTAGTTAATAATCTAATAGATAACAGATTAAAAGCATCTTGTATTGTTCCTATTTTAGATGTAAGTGATACAGTAATTTATGAAAATACAACTATAAATAGAGATAGTGTAAAATTAATACAAACACCTCAATTATCAAATACAGATAGTTTAAAAAAAGCTTTAAATACAGATATAGAGTTTACAGATGAAAGCAGTGCTATTAAGAATTTGGGTCTTGATGTTTTTTATATAAAAGGTGATAGTGCTAGTAAAAAATTAACTTTTGTTGAAGATATCTCTCAAATTCCATGCTTAAAAGCACCAGTTCAAACTCAATTTATTGGAATTGGCTACGATATTCATAGCTTTGAAGAGAATAAAGAGATGTTTTTGGGTGGAGTAAAATTACCTTATAATTATGGTTTTAAAGCACACAGCGATGGAGATGTTTTAATTCACTCTTTAATAGATTCTCTTTTAGGAGCAATTGGAGCTGGTGATATAGGTGAGTTTTTTCCTGATACTGATGATAAATTCAAAGGAATTGATTCAAAAATACTTTTGAAAAAAATTATAAGCTTTGTATCTAATGTTGGTTATGAAATTATAAATATTGATATTACAATAATTGCTCAAAAACCAAAAATAAATCCACACAAAGATTATATAAAAACTAGTTTATCTAAACTTTTAAATCTTCCTAAACAGTTTATAAACATAAAAGCATCAACAGCAGAAAAACTAGGTGCAGTAGGGAGAGAAGAGGGAGTAGTTGTGCAAACTATTGCAAATTTAAAATATTATGATTGGACTAAAAGATGA
- a CDS encoding HDOD domain-containing protein: MIKDFAKYLKEIPTLPEIILELDNFRKSKNRNFKQLVMIIKKDKNLHLDILKIIDFKIFNFSNKPKNIQNLISITSLEFVCALATSLSFSRTIKTNLFSYAVTPLDFLYSNTLSMLIVEMWLKNSDRKLKDELLIPVFLQNISKPLISQAISENKLTEQFLNDISNSNISEAEERHIGFNAQRVSSNILKNWGLSHNIIFPILFSKDLKNCPNEFKTKAFILDIVGLVSDFREPLTDKNIKKAISQIELLSLDSNGFFTTICNIIDNIKSNS; this comes from the coding sequence ATGATAAAAGATTTTGCAAAATATTTAAAAGAGATACCAACATTGCCAGAGATTATACTTGAACTCGATAACTTTCGCAAATCAAAAAATAGAAATTTTAAACAACTCGTAATGATTATAAAAAAAGATAAAAATCTTCATTTAGATATATTAAAAATTATAGATTTTAAAATATTTAATTTCTCAAATAAACCAAAAAATATACAAAACCTTATATCAATCACTAGTTTAGAGTTTGTTTGTGCGTTAGCAACATCTTTGTCTTTTTCAAGAACCATAAAAACAAATCTCTTTTCATATGCAGTTACTCCTCTTGATTTTTTGTATTCAAATACTCTTTCTATGCTAATTGTTGAGATGTGGCTAAAAAATAGTGACAGAAAGTTAAAAGATGAACTTTTAATCCCAGTATTCTTGCAAAATATATCAAAACCACTAATTTCTCAAGCAATAAGTGAGAATAAACTAACTGAACAGTTTTTAAATGATATAAGTAACTCAAATATTAGTGAAGCTGAAGAGAGACATATTGGTTTTAATGCCCAAAGAGTAAGCTCAAACATTCTTAAAAATTGGGGATTAAGCCACAATATCATTTTCCCTATTCTATTTTCAAAAGATTTAAAAAACTGTCCAAATGAGTTTAAAACAAAAGCCTTTATTTTGGATATTGTAGGTTTAGTTTCAGATTTTAGAGAGCCTTTAACAGATAAAAATATCAAAAAAGCTATTAGTCAAATTGAACTATTAAGTTTAGATAGTAATGGTTTCTTTACTACAATTTGTAACATAATTGATAATATAAAGAGTAACTCTTAA
- the thiC gene encoding phosphomethylpyrimidine synthase ThiC produces MQNIQNWLEEHKNDKVRTQMYYAKQGVITPHMEYVAKVEKLEPEFVRSEIARGRLIIPSNINHTNQIPMAIGLASSCKINANIGSSAIASDVEGEIEKVNVCLKHGADTIMDLSTGGDLDMIRRAVINHSTVPIGTVPIYQILHDVKDKIEDLTIEKMLEVIERQAQQGVSYFTIHAGFLLEFMPHIAKRKMGIVSRGGSLMAAWMMHYHKENPFYTAFDKILDICRKYDVSLSLGDSLRPGCLADASDEAQLRELKVLGDLTLRAWEKDVQVMIEGPGHVPLNQIERNMKIEREYCHEAPFYILGPLTTDIGAGYDHISSAIGAAVGGWHGASMLCYVTPKEHLGLPNAEDVRNGIIAYKIAAHSADIARNRKGARDIDDEMSDARYSFNWNRQFELALDPDRAREYHDETLPQDVFKEAEFCSMCGPKFCSYKITQKIVQTHGETIDNMVG; encoded by the coding sequence ATGCAGAATATACAAAATTGGTTAGAAGAGCATAAAAACGATAAAGTAAGAACTCAAATGTATTATGCAAAACAAGGAGTTATAACTCCTCATATGGAATATGTTGCAAAAGTTGAAAAACTTGAGCCAGAGTTTGTAAGAAGTGAAATTGCTAGAGGAAGATTAATTATTCCATCAAATATAAATCATACAAATCAAATACCAATGGCTATTGGATTAGCTTCAAGCTGTAAAATAAATGCAAATATTGGGAGTTCTGCGATAGCTAGTGATGTTGAAGGCGAGATAGAAAAAGTAAATGTTTGTTTAAAACATGGAGCTGATACAATTATGGATTTAAGTACAGGTGGAGATCTTGATATGATTAGACGAGCTGTAATAAATCACTCAACTGTTCCAATTGGGACAGTTCCTATTTACCAAATATTACATGATGTAAAAGATAAAATAGAGGATTTAACTATTGAAAAAATGCTTGAAGTTATAGAGAGACAGGCACAACAAGGTGTTTCATACTTTACAATTCATGCTGGATTTTTATTAGAGTTTATGCCACATATTGCAAAAAGAAAAATGGGAATAGTTAGCCGTGGTGGAAGTTTAATGGCTGCTTGGATGATGCACTATCATAAAGAGAATCCTTTTTATACGGCATTTGATAAGATTTTAGATATTTGTAGAAAATATGATGTATCTTTATCTTTAGGTGATAGCTTAAGACCTGGATGTTTAGCAGATGCATCTGATGAAGCACAATTAAGAGAGTTAAAAGTTCTTGGTGATTTGACTTTAAGAGCTTGGGAAAAAGATGTTCAAGTTATGATTGAAGGTCCAGGACATGTACCTTTAAATCAAATAGAGAGAAATATGAAAATAGAAAGAGAGTATTGTCACGAAGCTCCTTTTTATATTTTAGGACCACTTACAACTGATATTGGTGCTGGATATGACCATATAAGTAGTGCAATTGGAGCTGCTGTTGGTGGTTGGCATGGAGCATCAATGCTTTGTTATGTTACACCAAAAGAGCATTTAGGACTTCCAAATGCTGAAGATGTAAGAAATGGAATAATTGCATATAAAATAGCAGCCCATAGTGCGGATATTGCTAGAAATAGAAAAGGTGCAAGAGATATTGATGATGAGATGAGTGATGCTAGATATAGTTTTAACTGGAATAGACAGTTTGAATTAGCATTAGACCCAGATCGTGCAAGAGAGTATCACGATGAGACTCTACCTCAAGATGTATTTAAAGAAGCAGAATTCTGCTCAATGTGTGGACCAAAGTTTTGTTCATATAAGATAACTCAAAAAATTGTACAAACTCATGGAGAGACAATTGACAATATGGTAGGATAA
- a CDS encoding Mrp/NBP35 family ATP-binding protein produces MNIEDIKKALQSVKYPGFSKSIIDFGFVKDIKLEADACTILLDITSTAKEVEDELKKEIPKALPNLNINMIFNKPKVEAQKSNSVSGQNIVPQIKNIVMVSSGKGGVGKSTTTVNLAIASAMQGKKVGVLDADIYGPNIPRMMGVNGQEVEVVGNKAKPLNAYGVDIMSMGVLMKEGEAVIWRGAMIMKAIQQLLRDILWEELDILFIDMPPGTGDAQLTLAQSVPVSAGINVTTPQHVALDDSRRSLDMFQKLHIPIAGIVENMSGFICPSCNTESDIFGTGTCDDLAKEYNTQVLAHLPIEPNIRKGGDSGKPIVYFEPESITAKRYMMAADKLIAMLDSQGEVTNEAIQPIMPAGVSACSTEGQKIKAEHEAKKNSGESCGTGCGCH; encoded by the coding sequence ATGAATATAGAAGATATTAAAAAAGCTTTACAAAGTGTGAAATACCCTGGATTTTCAAAGTCAATTATTGATTTTGGATTTGTAAAGGATATTAAACTTGAAGCGGATGCCTGTACGATACTATTAGATATTACTTCAACTGCAAAAGAGGTTGAGGATGAGTTAAAAAAAGAGATACCAAAAGCTCTTCCAAATTTAAACATTAATATGATTTTTAATAAACCAAAAGTAGAAGCTCAAAAAAGTAATAGTGTAAGTGGACAAAATATTGTTCCTCAAATCAAAAATATTGTAATGGTTAGCTCAGGAAAAGGTGGAGTTGGAAAATCAACAACAACTGTAAACCTTGCAATTGCAAGTGCTATGCAAGGAAAAAAAGTTGGTGTTTTAGATGCTGATATTTATGGTCCAAATATCCCTAGAATGATGGGAGTAAATGGGCAAGAGGTTGAAGTTGTAGGAAATAAAGCAAAACCTTTAAACGCTTATGGAGTAGATATTATGTCTATGGGTGTTTTAATGAAAGAGGGAGAAGCTGTTATTTGGAGAGGTGCTATGATTATGAAAGCTATTCAACAACTTCTAAGAGATATTTTGTGGGAAGAGCTTGATATTTTGTTTATTGATATGCCACCAGGAACTGGAGATGCTCAATTAACATTAGCTCAAAGTGTACCTGTAAGTGCTGGAATAAATGTAACAACTCCTCAGCATGTTGCACTAGATGATAGTAGAAGAAGCTTAGATATGTTCCAAAAACTACATATTCCAATTGCTGGGATTGTTGAAAATATGAGTGGGTTTATCTGTCCATCTTGTAATACTGAAAGCGATATTTTTGGAACAGGAACTTGTGATGATTTGGCAAAAGAGTACAATACTCAAGTTTTAGCACATCTTCCAATAGAGCCAAATATTAGAAAAGGTGGAGATAGTGGTAAACCAATAGTTTATTTTGAACCAGAATCAATTACAGCAAAAAGATATATGATGGCTGCGGATAAATTAATAGCGATGCTTGATTCTCAGGGTGAAGTTACAAATGAAGCAATTCAGCCAATTATGCCAGCAGGTGTGAGTGCTTGTTCAACTGAGGGACAAAAGATAAAAGCAGAGCATGAAGCCAAAAAAAATAGTGGTGAAAGCTGTGGTACTGGATGTGGTTGTCACTAA
- the rpsI gene encoding 30S ribosomal protein S9 produces the protein MAKVYATGRRKTAIAKVWLESGNGQLTVNGQTLDQWLGGHDSIKKRVMQPLHVSKQEASVNVIVKTLGGGYSAQADAARHGISRALVAYDEQFRTILKPHGLLTRDARSVERKKYGKKKARKSSQFSKR, from the coding sequence ATGGCAAAAGTATATGCAACAGGAAGAAGAAAGACGGCAATCGCTAAAGTATGGTTAGAGAGCGGGAATGGGCAATTAACAGTAAATGGGCAAACACTAGACCAATGGTTAGGTGGGCATGATTCGATTAAGAAGAGAGTAATGCAACCATTACATGTATCAAAACAAGAAGCTAGTGTAAATGTAATAGTAAAAACACTAGGTGGAGGATATTCAGCACAGGCTGATGCGGCTAGACATGGGATAAGTAGAGCTTTAGTTGCTTATGATGAGCAATTTAGAACAATATTAAAACCACATGGACTTCTAACAAGAGATGCTAGATCTGTTGAGAGAAAGAAATATGGTAAGAAGAAAGCAAGAAAATCTTCACAATTTTCAAAACGTTAA
- the rplM gene encoding 50S ribosomal protein L13, which translates to MKFTQMAKANEIERSWVVVDAEGKVFGRIITEVATILRGKNKPCFTPNVDCGDYAVIINASKAKFTGAKLEEKNYYTHSGYFGSTKTHKMSEMIEKNPEKLYKLATRGMLPKTTLGKAMLKKLKVYAGSEHPHTAQIKG; encoded by the coding sequence ATGAAATTTACTCAAATGGCAAAAGCCAACGAAATCGAGAGATCTTGGGTTGTAGTAGATGCGGAAGGTAAGGTATTCGGAAGAATAATTACAGAAGTTGCTACAATATTAAGAGGGAAGAATAAGCCTTGTTTTACACCAAATGTGGATTGTGGGGATTATGCAGTAATAATCAATGCAAGTAAAGCTAAATTTACAGGTGCGAAATTAGAAGAGAAGAATTACTATACACACTCAGGGTACTTTGGAAGTACAAAAACTCATAAGATGTCAGAGATGATAGAGAAGAATCCAGAGAAACTGTATAAATTAGCGACTAGAGGGATGCTTCCAAAAACTACTCTTGGTAAAGCTATGTTAAAAAAATTAAAAGTATATGCAGGAAGTGAACATCCTCATACTGCTCAAATTAAAGGATAA
- a CDS encoding sensor histidine kinase — MLKIHQLFLRTYLTIFIAILITLTITIYFWAKNIYLNQVEKNLIQSIDILSIILKDTKEINSIKNIVQDLSKKLNLRVSIIDGNGEVVAESHKKIDDIKNHSNRVEIIEAKNIGLGKDTRLSETLNKDLLYIAKKVSFNGEVYYIRMADYTDKITDNFKKLTFEIFIYISFFLIIAFISTYFISIKIKRETDSILHFLKEITNKKKPIFLQSNYTFEFYKIAKLLNKVARKLAKKDEIKAKHTAKLTLANRQKDDIISAISHEFKNPIAIISGYSQTLIEDENLSQTLKTKFLNKIFTNSNKMSQIIDKLRLTLKLQDSNHNIILNRVSIKKIVETSISDLKIKYKSREIKVLGEDKEINADEILLGIAISNLIENALKYSQEDVTIEINESFLTISDKGIGISQDNLENIFKKYYRATSNNWNNSLGLGLFIVKSILNIHNFKLEISSKIGVGSTFKIYY; from the coding sequence TTGTTAAAAATTCATCAACTTTTTTTACGAACTTACCTTACAATATTTATTGCAATTTTAATAACCCTTACTATTACAATTTATTTTTGGGCAAAAAATATCTACTTAAATCAAGTTGAAAAAAACTTAATCCAAAGTATTGATATTTTATCTATAATTCTAAAAGATACAAAAGAGATAAATAGTATCAAAAATATTGTTCAAGATTTAAGTAAAAAACTAAATTTAAGAGTTTCAATCATAGATGGAAATGGTGAAGTAGTAGCTGAAAGTCATAAAAAGATTGATGATATTAAAAATCACTCAAATAGAGTTGAGATTATTGAAGCAAAAAATATTGGTCTTGGTAAAGACACAAGATTATCTGAAACACTTAATAAAGATTTATTATATATTGCAAAAAAAGTCTCTTTTAATGGAGAAGTTTACTATATAAGAATGGCTGATTATACAGATAAGATTACTGATAATTTCAAAAAACTAACTTTTGAGATTTTTATTTATATCTCTTTCTTTCTAATAATAGCTTTTATCTCAACATATTTTATTAGTATCAAAATAAAAAGAGAAACAGACTCAATTTTGCACTTTTTAAAAGAGATAACAAATAAGAAAAAACCAATATTTCTACAATCAAACTATACTTTTGAGTTTTATAAAATAGCAAAACTTCTAAATAAAGTTGCAAGAAAACTAGCAAAAAAAGATGAGATAAAAGCAAAGCATACTGCAAAATTAACTTTAGCAAATAGACAAAAAGATGATATCATCTCTGCTATTTCTCATGAATTCAAAAACCCTATAGCCATAATTTCAGGATATAGCCAAACTTTAATAGAAGATGAAAATTTATCACAAACTTTAAAGACAAAATTTTTAAATAAAATTTTTACAAACTCAAATAAAATGTCACAAATAATTGATAAACTAAGACTTACCTTAAAACTTCAAGATAGTAACCATAATATAATTCTAAATAGAGTTTCTATTAAAAAAATAGTAGAAACCTCTATTAGTGATTTAAAAATAAAATATAAGAGTAGAGAGATAAAAGTTTTAGGAGAAGATAAAGAGATAAATGCTGATGAAATTTTATTAGGAATTGCTATTTCAAATCTAATTGAAAATGCTTTAAAGTATTCACAAGAAGATGTAACTATTGAGATAAATGAAAGTTTCTTAACTATTAGTGACAAAGGGATTGGAATTTCTCAAGATAATTTAGAAAATATATTTAAGAAATATTATAGAGCCACTAGCAATAACTGGAATAACTCTTTAGGATTAGGGCTATTCATAGTTAAATCTATTTTAAATATTCATAATTTTAAATTAGAAATTAGTTCAAAAATAGGAGTTGGTTCAACTTTTAAAATATATTATTAA
- a CDS encoding response regulator transcription factor, whose product MKQNEILLSGKNKLILIIEDEEDILELLEFTLQKEGYETIGFLNTNENVKKVLDEEKIDLILMDRNLPNIEGTTFIKEIRACGYQNPVIYVTAKDKSEDILDGFEAYADDYITKPFNIQELLARVKSVIKRSSKDVEVLKVRDIVYNFSNKIFSIENEDIELTSLETTLLLEFIKNKNILLTREYLLEKVWEDSLDKQEKTVNVAIKRLKDKIDPNSKKNYIKSVRGEGYIFC is encoded by the coding sequence ATGAAACAAAATGAAATACTGCTTTCAGGTAAAAATAAATTAATTTTAATAATAGAAGATGAAGAAGATATTCTTGAACTTCTTGAATTTACTTTGCAAAAAGAGGGTTATGAAACTATTGGGTTTTTAAATACAAATGAAAATGTAAAAAAAGTTTTAGATGAAGAGAAAATAGATTTAATTTTAATGGATAGGAATCTTCCAAATATAGAAGGTACCACTTTTATAAAAGAGATAAGAGCTTGTGGTTACCAAAATCCAGTTATTTATGTTACAGCAAAAGATAAATCAGAAGATATTTTAGATGGATTTGAAGCATATGCAGATGACTATATTACAAAACCATTTAATATTCAAGAACTTCTAGCAAGAGTTAAATCTGTTATAAAAAGATCTTCAAAAGATGTGGAAGTTTTAAAAGTAAGAGATATTGTTTATAATTTTTCAAATAAAATATTTTCAATTGAAAATGAAGATATTGAATTAACTTCCTTGGAAACAACTCTTCTTTTAGAATTTATAAAAAATAAGAATATCCTTCTTACTAGAGAGTATTTACTAGAAAAAGTTTGGGAAGACTCTTTGGATAAACAGGAAAAAACAGTAAATGTAGCTATCAAAAGATTAAAAGATAAGATAGACCCAAATTCAAAGAAAAATTATATCAAATCTGTTCGTGGAGAGGGTTACATCTTTTGTTAA
- a CDS encoding phosphate-starvation-inducible PsiE family protein: protein MKKAINKISNYFSSNFEVLVATVIFLTVVIAGNDFYRAIILMLEFVVIMEVVKMISDFIRKETLRLRYVLDIFIIFLIREVIILSANKNKDYFDIVFLLFVIFIFFIFRILAIKFSPSSNDVNKKSEEIKYDETK, encoded by the coding sequence ATGAAAAAAGCTATTAATAAAATCTCAAACTACTTTAGTTCAAACTTTGAAGTTTTGGTTGCTACAGTTATATTTTTAACTGTAGTTATAGCTGGAAACGACTTCTATAGAGCAATTATTCTAATGCTTGAATTTGTTGTAATTATGGAAGTTGTAAAAATGATTTCTGATTTTATAAGAAAAGAGACATTAAGACTTAGATATGTTCTCGATATTTTTATAATCTTCTTAATAAGAGAAGTTATAATTCTCTCTGCTAATAAGAATAAAGATTATTTTGACATTGTCTTTTTATTGTTTGTTATTTTTATATTTTTTATTTTTAGAATATTGGCTATTAAATTTTCACCATCTTCAAATGATGTAAATAAGAAATCAGAGGAAATAAAATATGATGAAACAAAATGA
- a CDS encoding phosphate signaling complex PhoU family protein: MLKPYEDKLKLIKSEVEKLGLDIVGALEVSLQALNERKIENLKNIEVSEKKFLVKSNEIDNLIITTLALYTPEAKDLRSMVAFLKITNEIVRTAANTKDFAKMFKKSYSDDLDTNTILEYTIPLLKSALLSTKTAISIINEQDSSKVEEKYQKVIVEESKTDDLYLMIEKNILKLITKKLDLSKEYFDLLSSLRRLEKIADRSVSIASLLQFAKLGGDIVQS; the protein is encoded by the coding sequence ATGTTAAAACCATACGAAGATAAATTAAAACTTATTAAAAGTGAAGTTGAGAAATTAGGTTTAGATATTGTTGGAGCCTTAGAGGTTTCTTTGCAAGCTTTGAATGAAAGAAAGATAGAAAATCTAAAAAATATTGAAGTTAGTGAAAAAAAGTTTTTAGTGAAATCAAATGAGATTGATAATCTTATTATTACAACTTTAGCTTTATACACTCCAGAAGCTAAAGATTTAAGAAGTATGGTTGCCTTTTTAAAAATTACAAATGAGATAGTAAGAACAGCTGCAAATACAAAAGATTTTGCAAAAATGTTTAAAAAATCTTATAGTGATGATTTAGATACAAATACTATTTTAGAGTACACAATACCTCTTCTAAAATCAGCTTTATTATCTACAAAAACGGCAATTTCAATAATTAATGAACAAGACTCTTCTAAAGTTGAAGAGAAGTATCAAAAAGTTATTGTGGAAGAGAGTAAAACAGATGATTTATATTTAATGATAGAAAAAAATATCTTAAAACTAATCACAAAAAAACTAGATCTTTCAAAGGAGTATTTTGACCTTTTAAGTAGTTTAAGAAGATTAGAAAAAATTGCAGATAGATCAGTTTCTATAGCTAGTTTATTGCAGTTTGCCAAACTAGGAGGAGATATAGTTCAATCATAA